The nucleotide sequence gtttgacgaccatagggattaccagcaaCGTTACCCAATACCAGAAGAAGAACCCATGCCAAACCTAGCTGCCTACCTAGacttggaccctctagatccctactatgataACGACCAATATATTAGGGAAATTCTAGAGAacccttacccttaccaagaacccatgccccagtttccaaacccagtacCAACCCCTGCGCTACCCATGAGCGCAGAGAATGTTcaagaactccgaacctttggtgaggagaCTTTAGAAGGTAGTGAAAGGATGAGGCAAATAGgagaacgactcgtctggaagtatgacgagcgtaatatggagttctggatgaacccgtaccagtaatagtaataataataataataataataataataaaataataatatataatatgtgtgtatgtttgaaaaaaaatctaGACAATCGCTACGGATGCCTAATAGTATTGTAATTCCAATTTTTAGTTGTATTGTAATATATATGGATGCataatataaaatagagtaaagtcgcaatgttcgatgattttgatcaatatgcgtGTTGTGTGATCGTTGCATTAATTATTATCTTGTTatattaatacgtggtaaatgtttaaaatccagacggacaacgaagtgaaccaggaaaactaGAATAATGATAACcagaataacaataataatggaaaccaagtggataacagtgccaACCAACACATAGtagcacaagggattatagacgcaatgccatatattatcaaaacggttaaggaagcggataataataaaagtaatcatgGCAGTAAACGACCTACTGAACCTGAATatagcgtaaacaatggacccatacttcaagtgcccattcccaaaagaagaagaaccatgtctaatggttgttcttataaagaattttgGTCTtataaaccaatggaattctcaggcaatgaaggggccgttgcagctctacgctggatagaaaagactgaggcagtcttgaaaataagcaagtgtgcagaagaggataagataatgtttgcctccaatctgtttaagaactcagctttagaatggtggaacactatcctccagtctaggggaagtgacagggtttacaatatggaatgggagaaatttaagaacatggtggaaaggaaattctgccctcctaatgaaaaagaacagatagtaaataagttcttaaaccttagaatgactggagtagatagtaagggttacactacattattctttgaatatgctagaatagtgccaacccttgcatcacctgaaccagtattaatctccagCTACAtatggggattaatcagtgaaatTAGGCATGTAGTTAAAGcggctagacctcaaactatagaagaagctgtagaactagcaaacagcTTAACTAACGAATTAGTTCGTACACGAGAAGaggaccagaggagaaacctagctcaaaggcttacccaagaatttcgttatggaaattccaatcgtgggaaaaatataggttctacctctgcaccttactgtaaggcttgtaagaagaagcattcaggaagatgctccacttactacaatttctgcaagataccgggacacaaggaagaagattgtaggaagaaacctaATAATGGAATGTGCTTCTACTGTGGAGAAAAGGGTCACATCaagccgaactgtccgaaactaccTCCAACCAtgaacaacaagaatactaaaaatgctagagcatttgtccTGACCGCGGAAGAAGCTAAGATGATTCTGGACGTGATAGccagtacgtttttagttaatgatgtttttgctaaagtattatttgactctggtgcgaaccaaagttttattaatactacattttgcaaacttcttaatcaatcattaactaaactcccacaagaatgtctagtagagacagcaaatggggaaaccattaagatttctgaaatcttgcaggaagcaagaatataatttttaaatcaaaagtttattgcaaacctttatccaatgaatctatccggatttgatgttgtattacgaatggattggttaatagccaataaagccaatattttatgtgatcaaaagtcaatccaagtaaattcaccaaagggtgaaatgATCACAAttaaggagataagccatctagatccacaaaattcatctctgtgatgaaaacatcCAGTTAAGTAAGAAAatgatcattagtgtatttgatttccataatcattaacactaaaagaaaAGAACTGAAAGACATTCTAGTAGTATATCAGTTTTctgatgtgtttccagaagaattaccaggactaccgccagacagggaagttgaattcagaatccacctattaccaggaacagcaccaatcgccaaagccccttaccgtttggcacccgtagaaatgcaggaactgaagaaacagttagacgaattgttggaaaaaggattcatacagccaagttcatcgccaagGGGAGCGTCGAtcttattcgtcaagaagaaagacggatcgatgcgtatgtgcattgactaccatgaattgaataaagtcacgattaagaatcggtatccattaccaagaatcgatgatttgttcgatcaattgcaaggagctcgatttttctctaagatcgatttacgctcaggatatcatcaattaaaggtacaggaagaggatattcctaagaccacttttagaacaaggtatggccattatgaatttactgtcatgccatttggtttaacctaTGCCCCAGCCGCATATATGGatatgatgaaccgaatatgtaagccatatttggataacttcataattgtctttatagatgatattcatatttactctaagagtaaagaggaacatgcaatgcatctgcatgcacttctaagtttattgagaaaagaaaagctttatgccaagttttcgaagtgcgagttttggttagaacaggtacagtttcttggacatttagtcaatcatgaaggaattcatgtggatcccaccaaaaTCGAGgtgattaccaaatggaaaacccctgaatcaccaactgaggttagaagtttcttaggattggccggttagtatagaagatttattcgagacttttctagaatagccattcccttaactaagctaacctataaatctgttaagtttgaatggggaccaaaacaagaagaagcttttagaatccttaagcaaagattaaccaatgcacccatactagcgttaccagaaggaattgaagactttgtagtctattgtgacgcttctaagttaggttatggatgtgtgttaatgcaacgccaaaaggttatagcttacgcctctagacaatttaagaatcatgaagagaattattccacccatgatttggaattaggagccataatatttgcccttaagatttggagacattacctttacggtagtaagttcaccattttcacggatcataagagtttaaggtatgttttcggacaaaaagagctgaatatgagacaaagatgctggatggagatacttagtgattatgattgtaatatccagtatcatgcaggaaaggcaaatgtagtagctgatgctttaagtcgaaagtatcatgaaaagccaaaaagagtacgttctcttaatttaaatctacaaatagatttaaatgaacagattagaaaggcataagaatcagtaatcaaggatgtactgagaaattgaaaggaatgattaaggaattagaacaaggaacagatggaatttggagattccataagaaaaggatatggatacctaaattagaaaCCTACGCCATCGTatattagaggaagcccataagtctaagtatacgatgcatcttggaagtgataaaatgtatcaggacttaagaaagaatttctggtggataggaatgaaaaaggatatagcagtttatgtttctaagtgcctaacttgttcacaagttaaagctgaatatcagaaaccctcaggtttattacagcaattagaaatctCGGTGTGGAAgtggaattgataacaatggattttgttaccaaattacccaagacaagaaaacgtaatgatacaatctgggtgattgtagacaggctaactaagtcagctcattttctaccaatgaaggaaactttcagtatggaacagttagctaagttgtatacaaatgaaatagtttcattacatggaattcttTTATCAATTATTtatgatagagatagccgttttacctctcatttttggacaagtttccaaaaagcaatgggaaccaagttgaatctaagcaccgcttatcatcctcaaacggacggacaaagcgaaaggacaattcagacaatggaggatatgcttagagcttatgtaattgatttcagaggtaattgggacgatcatttaccatgaatagaattttcttataataacagctatcataccagtattAATGCTgaaccattcgaagcactttatggacgaaagtgccgaactctagtctgttgggcagaaattggagaaaagcaaccatctggaccagaaatagtacaagaaacaaccgacaagattattcaagtcaaggaaagactaaaagcagcacgtgatcgacaaaagcgctacgctgataacagaagAAAGCCACtggaatttcgggtaggagataaggtgttattgaaagtctctccttggaaaggagtggtaagattcatcaaaaaatgaaagctaagccccaggtatgttggaccttttgagattattagaagaataggacttgtagcttatcagctacaactgccagaggaaatggcaggaatagatgatgtatttcatgtatgcaatctcaaaaagtgcttagctgatgaatcactagtcgtgcctcttaaggatatagaggcaAATGAGCAATTAAAGtttgtagaaagacctctacaaattgaagacaggaaagtcaagaatctcaaacacaaaagattggttctagtcaaagtaaaatgcGATTCTAAGAGAgtaccagaatacacttgggagcttgaatcagagatgcaaaggaaatatccacacctgttccagtagacctcgaggacgagttctaaaacaaggtggggaggatataacaaccctcctaaaatatttccgacacccctaaAATAGTTATAAGGTTCCTGTAcgccctaaaatacaccccgtattcGAGAAACGACccaaaatacctttatttttattcaaattaattaaaaacaatttttaatGGTCTCTGGCCGGGCGCGAGAGCCACCCTTGGCtacgtcgcggggcgcgagcacCTAGACACCAGGCTGCACCAGATTGTGCCATGTGTCATGTGCGTGTCACAGCTATACCGGATGACTGCTCAAACCTAGGCCCTACAAACctagctcgcgggccgcgagaaagacAACCGtggctgtcgcgggccgcgacccgctGGTCGatcagaatacacttgggagctggaatcagagatgcaaaggaaatatccacacttgttccagtagacctcgaggacgagttctaaaacaaggtggggaggatataacaaccctcctaaaatatttccgACAACCCTAAAATAGTTATAAGGTTCCTGTAcgccctaaaatacaccccgtatacgagaaACGACccaaaatacctttatttttattcaaattaattaaaaacaatttttaatGGTCTCTGGCCGGGTGCGAGAGCCACCCTTGGCtacgtcgcggggcgcgagcacCTAGACACCAGGCTGCACCAGATCGTGCCATGTATCATGTGCGTGTCGCAGCTATACCGGATGACTGATCAAACCCAGGCCCTACAAACCTAGCTTGCGGGCCGCGAGAAAGACAGCCGTGGCTGTCGCGGGCTGCGACCCGCTGGTCGATCAGAACTATAAATAGGGGCAGTTGGCATTCATTTTTCGTCGTTCACATTCcctttctctctcaaatttctaCATAGTAATTataatactcgggcattatacccccctaagtaacgaagttctgcctcgttgcaagtatcataacccccagttacgtattagatacgctgcccgattgatctagggttccgtaacggctgtcgtggttctgcccgacgtagtcgttggaatgccgtctcggggagggtatcattaatgtaaatattgggttattatactaacgcgtgtgcattggtgtaattaatagataattacCCGGAAATCCTTAAGAAAAACcttaagacaacaatgtgagtaatcctatttttgtgtaaacctttttgtgagtaatcctaTTTTTGTGTAAACCTATTGGTGAGTAATCTTCCTTTTTGCAgactattttcacaaaacctcaAATAATTTATactatattaaacagtgattgagtatttgtattttacaattatcgtcggtatgttggggttttgtatacaaaatttgttacaactttgtgagtagtaacatgaccacaaatcgggttgacagtactgtgggtggtaattaaagtagatggaaacaaatgtaattgcgcgaccaccctcaatactgtaaaacggTTTTACttgtcttgattaaactgggattcactcaccagtatttcccactgacaaaatatttttaaacgcgtttcaggtaacaaaatgtgaaagccaaatagacgccagctggatagcactgaaggcttggaaaagtggctataaaagttacctaaataaagagatgtttttatctaaataaaatagggtttatccctataaaatgtgtgtacttgaaacttgggattttcccatgtgtttaatattataaaagcgtgGTATTGTACTCTGATAAAAtgtttcctaactacggtcctgatgtaaattccgctgccaaactgataaacaccgataccactgaaaccgGTCGTGGCCGCTCGTTCACGGgtaattaggggacgggggttgcgacaggcAGCGACGGCGATGGcggaggtgggtggcggcggtgatCGGAGGTTTCAGTGGTGACAACAGGTGGCGGTGGTGGGGACGGAGGTGGGTGGCGGCAACGGCAGTGGCGGGTGggggcggtggcggtggtggcgaaTGTGGTGATGGCGATGGttgcggtggcagtggtggtgttATCGGCGGGTCGCGAGTGGCGGCGGTGGGAGGTGGTGGTCGGAGCTGGCAGCGGTGGGTGGCGGCGGAGGTGGGTGACGACGGCAAACGGCGTTGTTGGATGGcagtggtgatggtgggtggtggcaaCGATGGTGGATTGTGGTGTATTTAATGAAGGAtgaagagggaatggaatggaaaaaaacagGGGGCGGAtgaaatgattttgagggaatggaatgtatTTGGAATGGGCGATGCCATTCCATCGACCAACCAAACACACTTTTTTCATTCCCTTGTAATGGTCCATTCCATTTCACCCCTCATTTGTGCATATCAAACGCTACCTTATAGTTTTGCTTTCTATTGCTCTTCTCTTGTAATTGAgctattaggctagtttcacaacacATTATCAGCACAAAATTACTCTCACCAAAATGCTAATCCCCTTCCATGATTTATCGTTCCACAAGTGATATGTAGTTGTTTCATCGAAGTATGATCACTCACACATTCTTATAAGTTTTATTTTATATTCTAAgagattatttatatttattaatgtTGTATTATCTATGGTATTGATTTTTGGGTGATTGGTTAATCTTCCTAATTGGATATTAACCATACTGAAAAGAAGCTATTGTATAtcataaaacaaatatttttCAATCGAAACTGAAGATTAAAATCAATGagattttatataaatataagatTTAAATAATTTCAACGGAAAAACGTACGAAAAGAAATCAAAACAATAACAACACGATGGTTTCTATAAAATTCTTTACTGATTTCCACTTACCACCTTTTTGTTTGTATGCAAACATACATCTCTGAAGTGGTGAAAATCACAAAATAAATGAATTGTAGCTTCGTTTCTTTTTAGAACTATTTTAAGATAAAATTATATTTCAGTATTCTAGTTAAAAATAAAGTACAACAATTTCGGTGTTTTATTTATCAATGCATCAGTTTAGATTGTTATCAtaattttctatttttataaGACTAAATAtgcaaaataaacaaaaacattTGTTAAATAAAACTAAAGCAGGACAGGTTACAAAAAGTATAGTCGATACTATGACAATATAAATCTTTTtgggtgctactttctacaccctccctatttacttttttcacccccttcctctcacatacttacaggtggggcctgcgtgggaccgacagttttcctctcacaagggggggtgtaatcaggaaggagggggggtgtgtatagaatgggccatcttttatttaaaaagtcaaagcattgttatcGATATAGCTTTATAACAATATTCAATATTGACTAGGGGTTTTCGAGTGCGCGTTGCGCAACTTTAGATGTTAGATTCAGTTAGTTACGCCGATCGACAAAGGTCACCATAACAAAATAAATCATAATAGGGGTGATCGTTAGGAAATAAAGGGTATTACCTAGGACATCCTACGAAATACTGTAATCAATTTGGTGCTAGTCCATGATGTTAATAACTAAGTTGCATTTACTTATCATGCTACTCCTAGTGGATGCAACCAACAAAAAATGGCATGGCCATGTATACATGTTAAGTGTCATCAACATACAACCACCAGTTTCATGTTTTACAAGGTTGGTGTATTACGTTGTTTGTAAGCAGTCGACATATTTAGTGCAAAACGAATTAGCTAACCACGTGTTGCCCCCAACTGCTGTTCCGCCTAGGTTTCTTGTTGTATTAGTAGCTAGACTACATCATGCCATCATCTATACAAAAGGAGTTAGCTGTTGACTGCTATCCCACCAGTGGTTCTTTTTATTGGTGGACAAAAGATCAAACTACTATTAACTGGGTGTTAGTTGGTGAGGCTGCGTTTCCCAGGCCTTTTTAATGTTGGATCTGAGTCTGCAAGCGAAAGTTTGTTTAATGTGAGTATACGTGGTGTGTGTATGTGTAAATATTTTGGCTGGCTTGGCTTACCATTGAATCCTAGTTGAGTTTCACTCTAGTTGCAGTGCTTCCTTTTTCACCTGGCGTGGTTGGAGTTCTTTGTTGCATCAGCGACACTGGAGGAGGTTGGCTCAATGTTTTCTACAGCTGGATATGAAGCTTTGTTAACAATGCATTTTAGTGTGCGCATCCTCTTGTCATGTTGCAATTGAATGCTTATCAATGCTTCTTTGGCCATGAGTGAGTACAGGGTATTTATGGGGGCTTCTTTTTCGGCTAATTCTTCACATGTCATTCCTAATAGTTGCCTGCCAGCGTGGTCGAAAATTACTGCCTTGATTCTTTCGGTGTTGTCAGATAGTGTAACGATGATTCGATACCTGTATACATATGTGTTAGTGTgttcaaatataatattttgaagaAAGGGCTTAAATGGTGTTTGCTTTCACTTGCATGCCATCTCTTGTACAGAACCATTGGGTGTTGACTTATAATACGGACTGATTACATATAGGACATGTTGTGTATGATCATGCTTTGGTAGTttctgttaggatctgaggctgtcatgattgtgtttgtttgataaTTATGAGTAAATGGATGAAAATAGAATGAGATaaaatgcagcggaaatggaaacaaactttgtaacatgatggaccgttgtttgaccctaaaacgtcagtcaaggtagctcatcctcacatataaaggcggaaacAGAATATGCAAGGTAACAACAACTTGTCCTAttaattccactgcttttattgGCTTCCTgagtaaattttgacagagtttcggctccAAAGCACATATACGCGCATGAGATCCGCTCAGACTGAcatccctatatatagacattatggttcgcttatatgacatgtcatataagcggacctgtAACAttttgacacaaaagcggaccccTACAAGACCTATGAGCGGACCTTCATACAATATGacctaaaagcgaacctacttCTATTTTACATAATTTTGACAATTTGACCCCCTGTTGACTAATCTTGACCTAGACTTtttgtagacgtagtcaacagacatcctatgcatcaacagactcccccttggatgttgacgtagtctttatcagtcttcagatccgtagtcttcagtcttgatcttttcactaactctgtcttttcttcgtaagcattcttcacaggttccagGACTGTCTCCTAGCTCTAACTTCAAGCTTCCCactagctgttgatccagactccccctatcacaaactcgccctctcagtatgctgggatctaagatatctggttcaagctttgacaatttacctccatgggaataatgaagtctccaaacctgttactcaaccagtAACATTACACTCTATTTTTTCAAACAATAAACCACACACTCAATCAGTTATAAACATCCACTCAAGTaatcaagttcaagttaatgaccctgaacacctgattaatctaccaagttcaatttaatgaccctggttgatcttttgacgaatcaaactgatttagtaaaatca is from Helianthus annuus cultivar XRQ/B chromosome 9, HanXRQr2.0-SUNRISE, whole genome shotgun sequence and encodes:
- the LOC110875521 gene encoding velvet complex subunit 2-like — protein: MDHYKGMKKVCLVGRWNGIAHSKYIPFPQNHFIRPLFFSIPFPLHPSLNTPQSTIVATTHHHHCHPTTPFAVVTHLRRHPPLPAPTTTSHRRHSRPADNTTTATATIAITTFATTATAPTRHCRCRHPPPSPPPPPVVTTETSDHRRHPPPPSPSLPVATPVP